One stretch of Micromonospora echinospora DNA includes these proteins:
- a CDS encoding type II toxin-antitoxin system VapB family antitoxin: MIFRAVRDGRPYPEHNLTLKQWAEIPPRPLRLDQLITTKRELALDKLLAEDSTFYGDLFPHVVQWNGGLYLEDGLHRALRAALQQRNQIHARVLVLGDQGE, encoded by the coding sequence GTGATCTTCAGGGCGGTCCGGGACGGGCGTCCCTACCCGGAGCACAACCTCACGCTGAAGCAGTGGGCCGAGATCCCGCCGCGCCCGCTGCGGCTGGACCAGCTCATCACCACCAAGCGCGAACTGGCGCTGGACAAGCTGCTCGCGGAGGACTCCACCTTCTACGGCGACCTCTTCCCGCACGTGGTCCAGTGGAACGGCGGCCTCTACCTGGAGGACGGCCTGCACCGGGCGCTGCGCGCGGCGCTGCAGCAGCGCAACCAGATCCACGCGCGCGTGCTGGTCCTCGGCGACCAGGGCGAGTGA
- a CDS encoding MFS transporter, with protein sequence MTDVTTPRRREARRWAIDLRPLRVPAYRRVWTGNAIAMFGFQFTAVAVPVEMFDLTGGSLWVGLLGIAGFVPLLVFGLWGGAIADARDRRRVLLVGGCVLWASTLGLLVQSLAGARSPLLLLLLVGLQSTAFAITSPARSAILPRLVPAELVPAATTLNFTTFTAAAVFGPLAAGLIFAGWQVETALPIAYAVDALLYTAALWATLRLPAMPPTPDPDGGVRKAGLASIVDGFRYLASTRVLLLSFAIDLIAMILAMPRALFPELAQERFGGASAVGWLYSSIAIGAMLGGLTSGWIGRVRRQGVALTVAVVGWGVAIALAGLAGQLWLAVVLLGVAGAADLVSATLRQSMLLVYAPDRMRGRLQGVNTVVVAGGPRLGDLRAGAMAAGFGTGFAMVGGGLAAAVLAVLLVAAFPALLRYRSTTPAEERR encoded by the coding sequence GTGACCGACGTCACCACGCCCCGGCGGCGGGAAGCGCGCCGCTGGGCGATCGACCTGCGTCCGCTGCGCGTGCCGGCGTACCGGCGGGTGTGGACCGGCAACGCGATCGCCATGTTCGGCTTCCAGTTCACCGCCGTGGCGGTGCCGGTGGAGATGTTCGACCTGACCGGCGGCTCGCTCTGGGTCGGCCTGCTGGGCATCGCCGGTTTCGTGCCGCTGCTGGTGTTCGGGTTGTGGGGCGGCGCGATCGCCGACGCCCGGGACCGCCGCCGGGTGCTGCTCGTCGGCGGTTGCGTGCTCTGGGCCTCGACGCTGGGGCTGCTGGTGCAGTCGCTGGCCGGCGCGCGCAGCCCGCTGCTGCTCCTGCTGCTCGTCGGCCTCCAGTCGACTGCCTTCGCGATCACCTCGCCGGCCCGCAGCGCGATCCTGCCCCGGCTGGTGCCGGCCGAGCTGGTTCCGGCGGCCACCACGCTGAACTTCACCACGTTCACCGCCGCCGCCGTCTTCGGCCCGCTCGCCGCCGGCCTGATCTTCGCCGGGTGGCAGGTCGAGACGGCGCTGCCCATCGCGTACGCGGTGGACGCGCTGCTGTACACCGCGGCGCTCTGGGCCACGCTGCGGCTGCCCGCGATGCCGCCCACGCCGGACCCGGACGGCGGCGTCCGCAAGGCCGGGCTGGCCAGCATCGTCGACGGCTTCCGCTACCTGGCCTCCACGCGGGTGCTGCTGCTCTCCTTCGCCATCGACCTGATCGCGATGATCCTGGCCATGCCGCGCGCGCTCTTCCCGGAACTGGCGCAGGAACGCTTCGGCGGCGCCTCGGCGGTGGGCTGGCTCTACAGCTCCATCGCCATCGGCGCGATGCTGGGCGGCCTGACCTCCGGATGGATCGGCCGGGTACGCCGGCAGGGCGTCGCGCTCACCGTGGCGGTGGTGGGCTGGGGCGTGGCGATCGCGCTCGCCGGGCTGGCTGGCCAGTTGTGGCTGGCGGTGGTGCTGCTCGGCGTCGCCGGGGCGGCGGACCTGGTCAGCGCCACGCTGCGCCAGTCGATGCTGCTGGTCTACGCGCCCGACCGGATGCGGGGCCGCCTCCAGGGCGTGAACACCGTCGTGGTGGCCGGTGGCCCGCGCCTGGGCGACCTGCGTGCCGGCGCGATGGCCGCCGGGTTCGGCACCGGTTTCGCCATGGTCGGGGGCGGTCTCGCCGCCGCCGTACTCGCCGTGCTGCTGGTGGCGGCGTTCCCGGCGTTGCTGCGCTATCGCTCCACCACCCCAGCCGAGGAGCGGCGCTGA
- a CDS encoding citrate synthase 2, which yields MSDFKPGLEGVVAFETEIAEPDRAGGSLRYRGVDIEDLIGQVSFGNVWALLVDGRFGPGLPPAEPFPVPVHSGDIRVDVQSAVAMLAPYWGLNQLLDISDEQAREDLARVSVTALSFVAQSARGLGLPAVPQKEIDKAETIVERFMKRWRGEPDPRHVKAVDAYFISAAEHGLNASTFTARIVASTGADAAACISSGIGALSGPLHGGAPSRVLSMLEAVERSGDADGYVKGVLDRGERLMGFGHRVYRAEDPRARVLRRTAKDLGAPRFEVAEALEKAALAELQARRPDRVLATNVEFWSAVVLDFAEVPAHMFTSMFTCARMGGWSAHILEQKKLQRLVRPSATYVGPGSRKPQEVEGWDAIPHGV from the coding sequence ATGTCCGATTTCAAACCCGGCTTGGAGGGCGTCGTAGCCTTCGAGACCGAGATCGCCGAACCCGACCGCGCGGGGGGATCACTGCGCTACCGGGGCGTGGACATCGAGGACCTGATCGGCCAGGTCTCGTTCGGCAACGTCTGGGCACTGCTGGTGGACGGCCGGTTCGGCCCGGGCCTGCCGCCGGCCGAACCGTTCCCGGTGCCGGTGCACTCCGGTGACATCCGCGTCGACGTGCAGTCCGCGGTCGCCATGCTGGCGCCGTACTGGGGGCTCAACCAGCTCCTCGACATCTCCGACGAGCAGGCCCGCGAGGACCTGGCCCGGGTGTCGGTGACCGCGCTGTCCTTCGTCGCCCAGTCGGCGCGCGGCCTGGGCCTGCCGGCCGTGCCGCAGAAGGAGATCGACAAGGCGGAGACCATCGTCGAGCGGTTCATGAAGCGGTGGCGGGGTGAGCCCGACCCGCGGCACGTCAAGGCCGTCGACGCGTACTTCATCTCGGCCGCCGAGCACGGCCTGAACGCCTCCACCTTCACCGCCCGGATCGTCGCCTCCACCGGCGCGGACGCCGCGGCCTGCATCTCCTCCGGCATCGGCGCGCTCTCCGGCCCGCTGCACGGCGGCGCACCGTCCCGGGTGCTCAGCATGCTGGAGGCGGTCGAGCGCAGCGGCGACGCCGACGGGTACGTCAAGGGCGTGCTCGACCGGGGCGAGCGGCTGATGGGCTTCGGCCACCGGGTCTACCGGGCCGAGGACCCCCGCGCCCGCGTGCTGCGGCGTACCGCCAAGGACCTGGGCGCGCCGCGCTTCGAGGTCGCCGAGGCGCTGGAGAAGGCCGCGCTGGCCGAGCTGCAGGCCCGCCGCCCGGACCGCGTCCTCGCCACCAACGTCGAGTTCTGGTCGGCAGTGGTGCTGGACTTCGCCGAGGTGCCGGCGCACATGTTCACCTCGATGTTCACCTGCGCGCGGATGGGCGGCTGGTCCGCGCACATCCTGGAGCAGAAGAAGCTCCAGCGGCTGGTGCGCCCGTCGGCGACGTACGTCGGTCCCGGCTCGCGCAAGCCGCAGGAGGTCGAGGGCTGGGACGCGATCCCGCACGGCGTCTGA
- a CDS encoding aldose 1-epimerase family protein: MGIDVQPPSGTQWTIAADGHEAVVVEVGGGLRAYRHDGLDYLDGYAEDEVCPGSAGQVLAPWPNRIRDGVYSFGEKSFQLDLTEPERHNALHGLVNWARWQLIEQSADSVTIGYDLPPSPGYPWALRVRARWSVGPDGLRAEHEATNLSGEPAPFGFSVHPYLQLPKVGVDGLRLHLPARRRVLVDGRLLPVGATEVTGSEFDFTSPRPIGDLVLDTAFGDVERDADGGSAVTLSAPDGSSGLRIWADREFGWWQVFTGDTLGGERHRRSVAVEPMTCPPDAFRSGRDVITLEPGQTWRGAWGVRPEV, translated from the coding sequence ATGGGGATCGACGTGCAGCCACCGTCCGGTACACAGTGGACCATCGCCGCCGACGGCCACGAGGCCGTCGTGGTCGAGGTGGGCGGCGGGCTGCGGGCATACCGGCACGACGGCCTGGACTACCTCGACGGGTACGCCGAGGACGAGGTCTGCCCCGGCTCGGCCGGCCAGGTGCTCGCGCCCTGGCCGAACCGGATCCGGGACGGCGTCTACTCGTTCGGGGAGAAGTCGTTCCAGCTCGACCTCACCGAGCCGGAGCGGCACAACGCCCTGCACGGCCTGGTGAACTGGGCGCGATGGCAGCTGATCGAGCAGTCTGCGGACAGCGTGACGATCGGCTACGACCTGCCGCCCAGCCCCGGCTACCCGTGGGCGCTGCGGGTGCGGGCCCGGTGGAGCGTCGGCCCGGACGGGCTGCGGGCCGAGCACGAGGCGACGAACCTGTCCGGCGAGCCCGCGCCGTTCGGCTTCTCCGTGCACCCCTACCTGCAACTGCCGAAGGTCGGCGTGGACGGGCTGCGGCTGCACCTGCCGGCCCGGCGGCGGGTGCTGGTGGACGGCCGGCTGCTGCCCGTCGGGGCGACCGAGGTGACCGGCTCCGAGTTCGACTTCACCAGCCCACGCCCGATCGGCGACCTGGTCCTCGACACCGCCTTCGGTGACGTCGAGCGGGACGCCGACGGCGGTTCGGCGGTGACGCTCAGCGCGCCGGACGGCTCGTCCGGGCTGCGGATCTGGGCGGACCGCGAGTTCGGCTGGTGGCAGGTGTTCACCGGCGACACGCTCGGCGGGGAACGGCACCGCCGGTCGGTGGCGGTGGAGCCGATGACCTGCCCGCCGGATGCGTTCCGTTCCGGCCGGGACGTCATCACGCTGGAGCCGGGGCAGACCTGGCGGGGCGCCTGGGGCGTCCGGCCGGAGGTCTGA
- the pdxH gene encoding pyridoxamine 5'-phosphate oxidase, translating to MRNEYAADLGLTETDLATDWHTQFARWFADAVAHPLPEPNAMVLGTADARGRPSGRTVLLKGYDPEGFVFYTNHGSRKGAEMTGNPWASLVFPWFPMQRQVTVTGRVEQVDRAETEAYFASRPRGSQLGAWASAQSSVVPDRAALDEAYRAAAERFADVDPIPAPPHWGGFRVRPETVEFWQGRASRLHDRLRFRRTGDGVFVVERLAP from the coding sequence ATGCGTAACGAGTACGCCGCCGACCTGGGCCTGACCGAGACGGACCTGGCGACGGACTGGCACACCCAGTTCGCCAGATGGTTCGCCGACGCGGTGGCACATCCGCTGCCCGAGCCGAACGCGATGGTGCTCGGCACCGCCGACGCCCGGGGCCGGCCCAGCGGGCGCACCGTGCTGCTCAAGGGGTACGACCCGGAGGGCTTCGTCTTCTACACCAACCACGGCTCGCGCAAGGGCGCCGAGATGACCGGGAACCCGTGGGCCAGCCTGGTGTTCCCCTGGTTCCCGATGCAGCGGCAGGTGACGGTGACCGGCCGGGTCGAGCAGGTGGACCGGGCCGAGACCGAGGCGTACTTCGCCAGCCGGCCGCGCGGCTCGCAGCTCGGGGCGTGGGCCAGTGCCCAGTCGTCGGTGGTGCCGGACCGGGCCGCGCTGGACGAGGCGTACCGGGCGGCGGCGGAGCGGTTCGCCGACGTGGACCCGATTCCCGCGCCGCCGCACTGGGGCGGGTTCCGGGTCCGGCCGGAGACCGTCGAGTTCTGGCAGGGCCGGGCCAGCCGGCTGCACGACCGGCTGCGCTTCCGGCGTACCGGGGACGGGGTTTTCGTCGTCGAGCGGCTCGCGCCGTGA
- a CDS encoding DUF3592 domain-containing protein, with protein MSRRHRRPFGEWLALAFGAVAATVFLTLAVQKADQDARLLHAEHTATGIVLGFEGDPARVAFVTAEGRRVVAKIDVYSGTRVGDEVPLLYHPDDPSWYAMDTRTHHLPFLLPAIALAGAAVMGGITWHLWRR; from the coding sequence ATGAGCCGAAGACACCGCCGCCCGTTCGGGGAGTGGCTGGCGCTGGCGTTCGGCGCCGTGGCGGCGACGGTCTTCCTGACGCTCGCCGTCCAAAAGGCGGATCAGGACGCGCGCCTGCTCCACGCGGAGCACACCGCCACCGGCATCGTGCTGGGATTTGAGGGTGACCCGGCGCGGGTGGCCTTCGTCACCGCCGAGGGCCGGCGGGTGGTTGCCAAGATCGATGTCTACTCCGGCACCCGGGTCGGCGACGAGGTGCCCCTGCTGTACCACCCGGACGACCCGTCCTGGTATGCCATGGACACCCGGACCCACCACCTGCCGTTCCTCCTGCCGGCCATCGCGCTGGCCGGAGCGGCGGTCATGGGCGGGATCACCTGGCACCTGTGGCGGCGCTGA
- a CDS encoding nitroreductase family protein — MEFAEVVRRRRMVRNYDPDRPVPPEVVDRLLDHAVRAPSAGFAQGWGFLVLEEPEDRERFWAATTPGGGGRERWLAGMRRAPLIVVPHANRDAYLDRYAEPDKGWADRAEDRWPVPYWYVDTGFAALLMLLTAVDEGLGACFFGIASQRIEAYREAFGVPPELSPVGAITVGYRAADHRSPSLRRGRRPVQDVVRRGRWT, encoded by the coding sequence GTGGAGTTCGCCGAGGTCGTCCGCCGCCGCCGGATGGTGCGCAACTACGACCCCGACCGGCCGGTGCCGCCGGAGGTGGTGGACCGGCTGCTGGACCACGCCGTCCGGGCGCCGTCGGCCGGGTTCGCCCAGGGCTGGGGCTTCCTGGTGCTGGAGGAACCCGAGGACCGGGAACGGTTCTGGGCGGCGACCACGCCTGGTGGCGGCGGCCGGGAACGCTGGCTGGCCGGGATGCGCCGGGCGCCGCTGATCGTGGTGCCGCACGCCAACCGCGACGCCTACCTGGACCGCTACGCCGAGCCGGACAAGGGCTGGGCGGACCGTGCCGAGGACCGCTGGCCGGTGCCCTACTGGTACGTGGACACCGGCTTCGCCGCTCTGCTGATGCTGCTCACCGCCGTGGACGAAGGGCTGGGCGCCTGCTTCTTCGGCATTGCGTCGCAGCGGATCGAGGCGTACCGGGAGGCGTTCGGGGTACCGCCGGAACTCAGCCCCGTCGGTGCCATCACTGTGGGTTACCGGGCTGCCGACCATCGGTCACCGTCGCTGCGCCGAGGGCGGCGTCCGGTGCAGGATGTGGTGCGGCGGGGACGGTGGACCTGA
- the sepH gene encoding septation protein SepH: MRPVRFVALSEDGQALVLADEVGRLLALPIDERIASALHAEPGAPPLVVVPSAADLTPSLSPRDIQARIRSGESAEDVARIAGVPVDRVLRYAGPVLQERAMLAQHARRTRLKGAEKPTPLAEVVNGRLAQHGIDTEKISWDAYRRDDGTWRIIATWPSGKATAQAVWDLDKTRQNVAPHDDMAQYLCAERPTPILGQEPAPERGGHALPGPSRGEPSRGGHGLPSGADHARPGRDPIRAGRDALLASLDRPLGGTSGRGLDTRSPAALAGSEAPRQRAVAGGAAALLGGGQGSAFDDDSDAPKEVPAVPSLAVLRPRRTGAAAATGGAGAESTEAGGKPRKRLPSWDDVLFGTGPAARESS, from the coding sequence ATGCGCCCAGTACGCTTCGTCGCCCTCTCCGAGGACGGCCAGGCCCTGGTGCTCGCCGACGAGGTGGGGCGCCTGCTCGCCCTGCCCATCGACGAACGGATCGCGTCGGCGCTGCACGCCGAGCCGGGCGCCCCGCCGCTCGTGGTGGTGCCGAGCGCCGCCGACCTGACACCGTCACTGTCCCCACGGGACATCCAGGCCCGGATCCGCTCCGGTGAGTCCGCCGAGGACGTCGCCCGCATCGCCGGCGTGCCTGTCGACCGGGTGCTGCGCTACGCCGGCCCGGTGCTCCAGGAGCGGGCCATGCTCGCCCAGCACGCCCGGCGCACCCGGCTGAAGGGCGCGGAGAAGCCGACCCCGCTGGCCGAGGTCGTCAACGGCCGGCTGGCCCAGCACGGGATCGACACCGAGAAGATCTCGTGGGACGCCTACCGCCGCGACGACGGCACCTGGCGGATCATCGCGACCTGGCCGTCCGGCAAGGCCACCGCGCAGGCGGTGTGGGACCTGGACAAGACCCGCCAGAACGTCGCCCCACACGACGACATGGCGCAGTACCTGTGCGCCGAGCGGCCCACGCCGATCCTCGGCCAGGAGCCGGCGCCGGAGCGGGGCGGCCACGCGCTGCCCGGTCCGTCGCGTGGCGAGCCGAGCCGGGGCGGGCACGGCCTGCCCTCCGGGGCCGACCACGCCCGTCCGGGGCGCGACCCGATCCGCGCCGGCCGGGACGCGCTGCTCGCCTCGCTGGACCGGCCGCTCGGCGGCACGTCGGGGCGCGGCCTCGACACCCGGTCCCCGGCCGCGCTGGCCGGCTCGGAGGCACCCCGCCAGCGTGCGGTCGCCGGTGGCGCAGCCGCGCTGCTCGGGGGCGGGCAGGGCTCGGCCTTCGACGACGACTCGGACGCGCCGAAGGAGGTCCCGGCCGTACCCTCGCTCGCCGTGCTGCGGCCCCGGCGCACCGGCGCCGCGGCGGCGACCGGCGGCGCGGGCGCCGAGTCCACCGAGGCCGGTGGCAAGCCGCGCAAGCGGCTGCCGAGCTGGGACGACGTGCTCTTCGGCACCGGCCCGGCAGCGCGCGAATCCTCCTGA
- a CDS encoding acyl-CoA dehydrogenase family protein → MTPLDLLDIDASLSEEERQIRAVVRQLVTDRVRPHVAGWYEDGQVPARELAREFGKLGLLGMHLTGYGCAGASAVAYGLACLELEAGDSGVRSLVSVQGSLAMYAIWRFGSEEQKQRWLPAMATGEAIGCFGLTEPDHGSDPGSMATRARRDGDDWILNGSKLWITNAPIADVGVIWARTDEGVRGFAVPMDTPGVTAREIRHKMSLRASLTGEIALDDVRLPADARLPEAIGLKAPLGCLTEARHGIVWGALGAARDCLETALEYATTRTQFGRPLAGFQLTQAKLADMAVEWNKGMLLALHLGRLADAGTLRPDQVSVGKLNNVREALAIARQCRTILGANGVSGEYPVMRHANNLESVLTYEGTSEIHQLVIGQRLTGLSAFA, encoded by the coding sequence ATGACTCCTCTGGACCTGCTCGACATCGATGCGTCGCTCAGCGAGGAGGAGCGGCAGATCCGCGCCGTCGTGCGCCAGCTCGTGACCGACCGGGTACGCCCCCACGTCGCCGGCTGGTACGAGGACGGCCAGGTCCCGGCGCGCGAGCTGGCCCGCGAGTTCGGCAAGCTCGGTCTGCTCGGCATGCATCTGACCGGGTACGGCTGCGCCGGCGCGTCCGCCGTCGCGTACGGGCTGGCCTGCCTGGAACTGGAGGCCGGCGACTCGGGCGTCCGCTCGCTGGTGTCGGTGCAGGGATCGCTGGCCATGTACGCCATCTGGCGCTTCGGCAGCGAGGAGCAGAAGCAGCGCTGGCTGCCCGCCATGGCGACCGGCGAGGCGATCGGCTGCTTCGGGCTCACCGAACCCGACCACGGCTCCGATCCAGGGTCGATGGCCACCCGTGCCCGCCGCGACGGCGACGACTGGATCCTCAACGGCAGCAAACTGTGGATCACCAACGCCCCGATCGCCGACGTGGGCGTGATCTGGGCGCGCACCGACGAGGGCGTGCGCGGCTTCGCCGTACCCATGGACACGCCGGGGGTGACGGCGCGCGAGATCCGGCACAAGATGTCGCTGCGCGCGTCCCTGACCGGCGAGATCGCGCTCGACGACGTCCGGCTGCCGGCGGACGCGCGACTGCCCGAGGCGATCGGGCTGAAGGCGCCGCTGGGGTGCCTGACCGAGGCCCGGCACGGCATCGTCTGGGGCGCGCTCGGCGCGGCCCGCGACTGCCTGGAGACCGCCCTGGAGTACGCGACCACGCGCACCCAGTTCGGCCGCCCGCTCGCCGGTTTCCAGCTCACCCAGGCCAAGCTGGCCGACATGGCGGTGGAGTGGAACAAGGGGATGCTGCTCGCGCTGCACCTGGGCCGCCTCGCCGACGCGGGCACGCTGCGGCCCGATCAGGTGAGCGTGGGCAAGCTGAACAACGTGCGGGAGGCGCTCGCCATCGCCCGGCAGTGCCGCACGATCCTGGGCGCGAACGGCGTCTCCGGCGAGTACCCGGTGATGCGGCACGCCAACAACCTGGAGAGCGTGCTCACCTACGAGGGCACCTCCGAGATCCACCAGCTCGTCATCGGCCAGCGGCTCACCGGCCTGTCCGCGTTCGCCTGA
- a CDS encoding DUF4230 domain-containing protein, translating into MARDGDINEPTREFPDYPTSESLRDRAEGSPDPDREPGPGVPPSGGGAARGLLWVLGAAALAVVVLLGVQATGLLPDFRNPFAKEQTDRSQPPLLKSIRDLSRYVAAEGNFQVVVDVQNDRRNVPDFLLNERTLFVGAGRVEAYVDFAKIADGAVVVSEDGKSAEIKLPAPQLGETDLDMDKSYVFAEQRGLINRLNDLVAGDPNRQQQVYKLAEDRITAAARDSGLAARAEENTRKMLEGLLRSLGYEKVTVTYTAP; encoded by the coding sequence ATGGCCCGCGACGGTGACATCAACGAGCCCACCCGGGAGTTCCCGGACTACCCCACCAGCGAGTCCCTTCGCGACCGGGCGGAGGGCTCGCCCGACCCGGACCGCGAGCCCGGTCCGGGAGTCCCGCCGTCGGGCGGCGGCGCGGCACGTGGCCTGCTCTGGGTGCTCGGCGCGGCGGCTCTGGCGGTGGTGGTGCTGCTCGGCGTGCAGGCCACCGGTCTGCTGCCCGACTTCCGCAATCCGTTCGCCAAGGAGCAGACCGACCGCAGCCAGCCGCCACTGCTCAAGTCGATCCGTGACCTGAGCCGCTACGTCGCCGCCGAGGGCAACTTCCAGGTCGTGGTCGACGTGCAGAACGACAGGCGCAACGTGCCCGACTTCCTGCTCAACGAGCGCACGCTGTTCGTCGGGGCGGGCCGCGTCGAGGCGTACGTCGACTTCGCGAAGATCGCCGACGGCGCCGTGGTCGTCTCCGAGGACGGCAAGTCCGCCGAGATCAAGCTGCCCGCGCCGCAGCTCGGCGAGACCGACCTGGACATGGACAAGAGCTACGTGTTCGCCGAGCAGCGCGGCCTGATCAACCGGCTCAACGACCTGGTGGCCGGCGACCCCAACCGGCAGCAGCAGGTATACAAGCTCGCCGAGGACCGGATCACCGCGGCGGCCCGGGACAGCGGGCTCGCCGCCCGCGCCGAGGAGAACACCCGCAAGATGCTGGAAGGGCTGCTGCGGTCCCTCGGCTACGAGAAGGTGACAGTCACCTACACGGCTCCCTGA
- the serC gene encoding phosphoserine transaminase: MADAPTIRIPDEIRPADGRFGCGPSKVRPAAVSALADVATSYLGTSHRQKTVRDQVARLRRGLAEFYSLPEGYEVVLGNGGTTAFWEVATFGLIRDRAQFASFGEFGAKFAKSVSDAPFLGEPTVRKSDAGSAPTLVAEAGVDVYATPHNETSTGVAVPISRVAGADEGSLLLVDATSGAGGLDVDVAQTDVYYFAPQKCFGSDGGLWLALMSPAALARATEIKESGRYIPAFLDLVTAIDNSRLEQTYNTPALATIFLAAEQTDWMNSQGGLTWAAKRTAESAGIVYGWAERSSFATPFVSDPALRSNVVATVDFADGVDATAIAKALRANGIVDTEPYRKLGRNQLRVALFPAVEPADVEALTASIDYVVERL; encoded by the coding sequence GTGGCTGACGCACCGACCATCCGGATTCCCGACGAGATCAGGCCCGCCGACGGACGATTCGGCTGCGGGCCGTCCAAGGTCCGTCCGGCCGCGGTCTCCGCCCTGGCCGACGTCGCCACCAGCTACCTGGGCACGTCGCACCGGCAGAAGACGGTCCGCGACCAGGTCGCCCGGCTGCGCCGCGGCCTGGCCGAGTTCTACTCCCTGCCCGAGGGGTACGAGGTGGTGCTCGGCAACGGCGGCACCACCGCGTTCTGGGAGGTCGCCACGTTCGGCCTGATCCGCGACCGGGCCCAGTTCGCCAGCTTCGGCGAGTTCGGCGCCAAGTTCGCCAAGTCGGTCTCCGACGCGCCGTTCCTGGGCGAGCCGACGGTGCGCAAGTCCGACGCGGGCAGCGCCCCGACGCTGGTGGCCGAGGCCGGCGTGGACGTCTACGCCACCCCGCACAACGAGACCTCCACCGGTGTCGCGGTGCCGATCAGCCGGGTGGCGGGCGCCGACGAGGGCTCGCTGCTGCTCGTCGACGCCACCTCCGGCGCCGGCGGGCTGGACGTGGACGTCGCGCAGACCGACGTCTACTACTTCGCGCCGCAGAAGTGCTTCGGCTCCGACGGCGGCCTCTGGCTGGCCCTGATGTCGCCGGCCGCGCTGGCCCGGGCCACCGAGATCAAGGAGTCCGGCCGCTACATCCCGGCCTTCCTCGACCTGGTCACCGCGATCGACAACTCGCGGCTGGAGCAGACGTACAACACCCCGGCGCTGGCGACCATCTTCCTGGCCGCCGAGCAGACCGACTGGATGAACTCCCAGGGCGGGCTGACCTGGGCGGCCAAGCGCACCGCCGAGAGCGCCGGCATCGTGTACGGCTGGGCCGAGCGCTCGTCGTTCGCCACGCCGTTCGTGTCGGACCCGGCGCTGCGGTCCAACGTGGTCGCCACAGTCGACTTCGCCGACGGGGTGGACGCCACGGCGATCGCGAAGGCGCTGCGCGCGAACGGCATCGTCGACACCGAGCCGTACCGCAAGCTGGGCCGCAACCAGCTGCGGGTGGCGCTCTTCCCGGCCGTCGAGCCGGCCGACGTCGAAGCGCTCACCGCGTCGATCGACTACGTGGTCGAGCGACTCTGA
- a CDS encoding PspC domain-containing protein, which yields MSRKLVRPRQGRMIAGVCAGLGQRFGMSAGMVRLLFLLSLLLPGTQVIIYLILWVLMPNEDRYLATR from the coding sequence ATGAGTCGCAAACTGGTCCGGCCCCGCCAGGGGCGCATGATCGCCGGTGTCTGCGCCGGCCTGGGGCAGCGGTTCGGCATGTCGGCCGGCATGGTCCGGCTGCTGTTCCTGCTGTCGCTGCTGCTGCCCGGCACGCAGGTGATCATCTACCTGATCCTGTGGGTTCTGATGCCGAACGAGGACCGCTACCTCGCCACCCGCTGA